From one Pelorhabdus rhamnosifermentans genomic stretch:
- a CDS encoding D-alanyl-D-alanine carboxypeptidase family protein, producing MVSKSQQSSFSSDNPLFSPSRILILLIVLICIIGIFHFVRNHPKVEAKPTTATISLPGQFAVAFPQQGESAVGTDSLGVIASSPDQTPVPIASVTKIMTAYLVLQAHPLKPGEVGPTLTMTAEDVANYKNDLALDYSVLEVKEGEQLTEKQLLEALLLPSADNIATALARWVAGSDDAFIAKMNETAQTLGMTSTHYADVSGVSEATVSSAVDQIKIAQVAMQDPIFREIVSMPQATFQTAGTIYNVDSMLGQHGIVGIKTGSTLAAGGCFVSATPIGVGADKHYIIGAVLGQKTAQSLQSALDLNAQILDQARSQIKLYPLSSSANSYGQIIDPWNSNSVLNSDKAVQIWGYPGMTASLSVDVQDTQLPIPSGSNIATLKVQSSQSVQQIPLQNSEQINPPSFFWRLFRNWI from the coding sequence ATGGTTTCTAAATCGCAGCAATCTTCATTCAGTTCCGATAATCCCCTTTTCTCTCCAAGCAGAATATTAATATTACTTATTGTCTTAATTTGCATTATAGGTATTTTCCATTTTGTTAGAAATCACCCAAAAGTTGAGGCGAAACCGACAACCGCTACTATTAGCTTACCTGGCCAATTCGCCGTCGCATTTCCACAACAAGGGGAATCCGCTGTTGGTACTGACAGCTTGGGCGTAATTGCTTCTTCACCAGACCAAACTCCTGTTCCTATCGCTAGCGTAACAAAAATCATGACGGCTTATTTAGTATTACAGGCTCATCCTTTAAAGCCTGGAGAAGTTGGACCTACCTTAACCATGACAGCAGAAGATGTTGCAAATTACAAAAATGACTTAGCGCTGGATTACTCTGTACTGGAGGTTAAAGAGGGCGAACAATTAACCGAGAAGCAACTCTTGGAAGCTCTGTTGCTTCCTTCAGCGGACAACATCGCAACTGCTTTAGCACGGTGGGTTGCTGGATCTGATGATGCGTTTATTGCCAAAATGAATGAAACGGCTCAAACTCTTGGAATGACTTCAACTCACTATGCGGACGTTAGTGGTGTAAGCGAAGCGACAGTTAGTAGCGCAGTCGATCAAATTAAAATTGCGCAAGTTGCCATGCAAGACCCGATTTTCCGTGAAATTGTTTCCATGCCGCAAGCTACCTTCCAAACTGCTGGTACTATTTATAATGTGGATAGTATGCTTGGACAGCACGGAATTGTGGGAATTAAGACAGGATCTACTTTAGCCGCTGGAGGTTGCTTTGTATCGGCAACACCTATAGGTGTTGGAGCTGATAAGCATTATATTATTGGAGCTGTTCTTGGTCAAAAGACTGCTCAATCTTTGCAAAGCGCGTTAGATCTAAATGCACAAATTTTAGATCAGGCTCGTTCACAGATAAAATTATATCCACTGTCTTCTTCGGCAAATAGTTACGGACAGATAATAGATCCGTGGAATAGTAACAGTGTTTTGAATTCAGATAAGGCAGTACAAATTTGGGGATATCCTGGTATGACTGCTTCTCTCTCGGTTGACGTTCAGGATACTCAATTACCGATTCCGAGTGGCTCTAATATAGCAACTTTAAAAGTTCAGTCTAGTCAATCTGTTCAGCAAATTCCTCTTCAAAATTCAGAACAAATCAATCCTCCAAGCTTCTTCTGGCGATTGTTCCGAAATTGGATATAA
- the purD gene encoding phosphoribosylamine--glycine ligase yields the protein MRILVIGGGGREHAFVTAIHNSSKTTKIYCIPGNPGIAALAECISLDSSNPAILCQFAMEHAIDLTVVGPEVCLAAGVVDAFQKQGLKIFGPTRAAAELESSKTYAKELMKKYAIPTANYEVFTDAAAAKKYIECQGAPIVIKADGLAAGKGVVVAQTIVEACQAVDSMLADAAFGDAGSRVVIEECLVGQEASVLAFTDGYTIQPMVASQDHKRVFDGDEGPNTGGMGTYAPAPVVTTERMQWITQHVLQPTIDAMRAEGRLYSGCLYAGLMITEQGPKVIEFNARFGDPETQVVLPLLKTDFITVMEHCIEGTLQELDVEWNNGACVCVVLASGGYPGSYEQGLEITGLDDLLPETYVFHAGTAKQGDKLVTAGGRVLGVTSQAANLKQAVNKVYQEVPKIHFKDCHYRTDIAAKAFQK from the coding sequence GTGCGCATTCTCGTAATTGGTGGCGGTGGCAGAGAGCATGCTTTTGTGACTGCTATTCATAACAGCAGCAAGACGACGAAAATTTACTGTATTCCAGGCAATCCCGGTATTGCCGCTTTGGCGGAATGCATTTCGCTTGATTCGTCTAATCCGGCAATTCTATGTCAGTTTGCCATGGAGCATGCGATTGACCTCACTGTCGTGGGGCCTGAGGTTTGTTTGGCAGCAGGTGTTGTTGATGCATTTCAAAAACAGGGACTGAAGATATTTGGCCCGACTCGTGCGGCAGCTGAGCTTGAGTCGTCGAAGACGTATGCGAAAGAATTGATGAAGAAATATGCTATTCCAACAGCGAATTATGAAGTCTTCACAGATGCTGCGGCTGCGAAAAAGTATATTGAGTGTCAAGGCGCGCCCATTGTTATTAAGGCGGATGGACTTGCAGCAGGTAAGGGCGTTGTTGTGGCTCAGACTATTGTAGAGGCTTGTCAGGCTGTGGATTCCATGCTGGCTGACGCGGCTTTCGGTGATGCAGGTTCACGCGTGGTCATTGAAGAATGTCTTGTCGGTCAAGAAGCATCGGTTCTGGCCTTTACTGACGGCTACACCATTCAACCCATGGTTGCATCGCAAGACCATAAGCGGGTTTTTGACGGTGATGAGGGTCCCAATACAGGCGGCATGGGGACGTATGCTCCAGCTCCTGTTGTGACAACAGAGCGTATGCAGTGGATTACGCAGCATGTTTTGCAACCTACTATTGACGCTATGCGCGCTGAAGGACGACTCTATTCAGGTTGTCTTTATGCGGGTCTCATGATTACCGAGCAAGGTCCTAAAGTGATTGAGTTTAATGCAAGATTCGGCGATCCTGAGACACAAGTTGTCTTACCTCTGTTAAAAACTGACTTTATTACTGTCATGGAACATTGCATTGAGGGTACTCTTCAAGAGCTTGATGTTGAGTGGAACAACGGTGCCTGTGTATGCGTGGTTTTGGCCTCTGGCGGTTATCCTGGCAGTTATGAACAGGGACTGGAAATTACCGGACTCGATGATCTGCTTCCTGAAACCTATGTTTTTCATGCTGGCACAGCCAAGCAGGGTGATAAGCTTGTGACAGCAGGCGGCCGAGTCCTTGGCGTGACGAGTCAGGCAGCGAATTTGAAACAGGCTGTAAATAAGGTTTATCAAGAAGTCCCGAAGATTCATTTTAAAGATTGTCACTACCGTACAGATATTGCCGCCAAGGCATTTCAAAAATAA
- the purM gene encoding phosphoribosylformylglycinamidine cyclo-ligase, with translation MSSNNTKSVTYRDSGVDIDAGNRAVELMKQHVRATYRDEVLGDIGGFGGLFALSGRYEEPILVSGTDGVGTKLKLAFMLDKHDTIGQDAVAMCVNDILVQGAEPLFFLDYLAVGALKPEKVASIVSGVAQACTASGCALIGGETAEMAGFYSDGEYDIAGFAVGIVDKKKLITGKTITPGDVLIGLPSSGLHSNGYSLVRKICFDVQQLKPDEFIPELGKTIGEELLTPTVLYPKICLPLLNQFTIRGMVHITGGGFYENIPRVLPEGTSVHVDVNAWPQPKIFELLQKWGNVDAKEMYRTFNMGIGMVLVVPQEEADSLIQYLADKKQAAYRIGEVTEGDGKAVLTGGPFHV, from the coding sequence ATGTCTTCGAACAACACTAAATCTGTGACTTACCGGGACTCAGGCGTTGATATTGATGCTGGCAATCGTGCTGTTGAACTGATGAAGCAGCATGTGCGTGCCACCTATCGTGACGAAGTACTCGGCGATATTGGCGGATTTGGCGGTCTCTTTGCCTTAAGTGGCCGTTATGAAGAGCCTATTCTAGTATCAGGCACAGATGGTGTCGGAACGAAACTAAAGCTGGCTTTTATGCTTGATAAGCATGATACGATTGGGCAAGATGCCGTGGCTATGTGTGTGAATGACATTCTTGTGCAAGGAGCCGAACCGCTGTTTTTCCTTGATTATTTGGCTGTTGGTGCACTAAAGCCCGAGAAGGTAGCCTCCATTGTCAGTGGTGTGGCGCAGGCTTGCACGGCATCCGGCTGTGCTCTTATTGGCGGGGAGACAGCTGAAATGGCTGGCTTTTACTCAGATGGAGAATATGATATCGCTGGTTTTGCCGTAGGAATTGTGGACAAGAAAAAGCTTATTACTGGTAAAACCATTACGCCGGGTGATGTTTTGATTGGTCTGCCCTCAAGCGGACTTCATTCTAATGGCTATTCGCTTGTGCGTAAAATCTGTTTTGATGTTCAGCAGCTTAAACCAGATGAATTTATACCCGAGCTTGGCAAGACGATTGGTGAGGAATTATTAACACCTACCGTTTTGTATCCCAAGATTTGCTTGCCTTTATTGAATCAGTTTACCATTCGGGGGATGGTGCATATTACAGGCGGCGGTTTCTATGAAAATATTCCCCGTGTGTTGCCGGAAGGTACGAGTGTTCATGTTGATGTCAATGCGTGGCCTCAGCCGAAAATCTTCGAATTGCTCCAGAAGTGGGGAAATGTGGATGCCAAAGAAATGTATCGGACTTTTAACATGGGTATTGGTATGGTCCTTGTTGTGCCGCAGGAAGAAGCCGATTCACTCATTCAATATTTAGCTGATAAAAAACAAGCCGCTTACCGTATCGGTGAAGTGACAGAAGGAGATGGAAAGGCAGTTCTTACGGGAGGCCCCTTTCATGTCTGA
- a CDS encoding transposase has translation MLKPKSKQLSLYSILYSKIPNDHVLKNIDKAVDFSFINKLLEGSYSEQLGRPAKEPEMMAKLLILQYLYNLSDTKVIEETSLNLAYMWFVGINPDEDLPDASLLAKFRTQRLKGT, from the coding sequence ATGCTTAAACCCAAATCAAAACAATTAAGCTTATATTCCATTCTATATAGTAAAATACCAAATGATCATGTGCTTAAAAATATAGATAAAGCAGTCGATTTTAGTTTTATAAACAAGCTATTAGAAGGGTCTTATAGTGAGCAGCTTGGTCGCCCAGCTAAGGAACCAGAAATGATGGCAAAACTTCTGATTTTGCAATATCTATACAATCTATCCGACACAAAAGTAATCGAGGAAACCTCGTTGAATCTTGCTTATATGTGGTTTGTTGGCATAAATCCAGACGAAGATTTACCAGACGCAAGTTTGCTCGCCAAATTCAGAACACAACGTCTGAAAGGTAC
- a CDS encoding insulinase family protein encodes MSIHENLLHGFELLSEKKVSEINCLAKIYRHVKSGARLFFLQTDDDNKVFSISFRTPPTDSTGVPHILEHSVLCGSRKFPVREPFVELVKGSLNTFLNAMTFPDKTMYPVASRNDKDFRNLMDVYLDAVFYPNIEQVPEIMMQEGWHYELENAQAELSYKGVVYNEMKGVFSSPDAVLERKIQETLFPESPYGVESGGDPEFIPNLTQEEFVTFHKKYYHPANSYIFLYGNLNIAEELKFIDEEYLSHFDRIEVDSAIVRQKSFDKTLEHTYSYPISVNEKPQDKTFLSLNFVVGEATDPETTLAFEILEHLLLGTPAAPLKKALLEAGIGKDVFGQFNQSILQPVLTVGVRGANEDKKAEFLKVVYETLQRLCTEGLDKKLVEASVNIHEFQLREANFGNYPKGLIYNIKCMDSWLYDESPLLHLAYEGALGKVKTALTSRYFEELIEQKLLQNKHQAVVVVKPEQGLAEAKSKELAAKLAEYKKTLTTEEIEGIVKQTESLKKRQTTPDTPEKLATIPLLSLKDISRKTEELPLVEKKIGATKLLFHPLFTNRIAYVNLYFDSAVVKQSLLPYLFLLDGVLGQVDTEKYTYSELSNEINIHTGGISSASVAYSEKDDDTIFYPKFKVKSKALVAKLPELLGLLGEILGHSRFDDKKRLKELIAELKSKFAAIILEKGQIISSSRVLSYVSPVSKFREIGYLSFYHFVADLEEHFDEKFAEIQANLHQVAELIFTREGMLISLTTDEADYKAFTDSLPRLCKKLHTAQALPESYEFCFGAKNEGLMTSAKVQYAAKGYNFRRLNFEYQGSMRVLETIMRYDYLWNRIRVQGGAYGAFVQFERNGNMVYGSYRDPNLAETVHVYDEAAQYIAAFKVTEREMTKYIIGTMSGIDSPLTASMKGERAAENYLQHITQHDMEQERREILETTEEKVRSLAALVDECMKQNYICVLGGEEKIQQNKQLFAQLVSVFE; translated from the coding sequence ATGTCGATTCACGAAAATCTTCTCCATGGTTTTGAACTTCTCAGTGAAAAAAAAGTATCGGAAATCAATTGTTTGGCAAAAATTTATCGTCATGTAAAATCGGGTGCCAGGCTGTTCTTTTTGCAAACAGATGATGACAATAAGGTTTTTTCGATCAGCTTTCGAACACCGCCGACAGATAGTACGGGGGTGCCCCATATTTTGGAACATTCCGTATTATGCGGTTCCCGCAAGTTTCCTGTCAGGGAACCCTTTGTTGAGCTTGTCAAAGGCTCACTCAATACCTTTCTAAATGCCATGACCTTTCCTGATAAAACGATGTATCCTGTCGCTAGCCGTAATGACAAGGATTTTCGCAACTTAATGGATGTCTACTTAGATGCTGTTTTCTATCCCAATATTGAGCAGGTGCCCGAAATTATGATGCAGGAAGGCTGGCACTACGAACTGGAAAATGCGCAAGCCGAACTTTCTTACAAAGGCGTTGTTTATAATGAAATGAAGGGAGTCTTTTCTTCGCCTGACGCCGTTTTAGAGCGTAAGATTCAAGAAACGCTCTTTCCTGAATCTCCCTATGGCGTGGAATCAGGCGGTGATCCTGAGTTTATCCCCAATTTAACGCAAGAAGAATTTGTCACCTTTCACAAGAAATACTATCATCCAGCGAATAGCTATATTTTTCTTTATGGCAATCTCAATATTGCTGAAGAACTGAAGTTTATTGATGAAGAATACTTGAGCCACTTTGATCGTATCGAAGTGGATTCGGCGATTGTTCGCCAAAAGTCGTTTGATAAAACGCTGGAACACACCTATTCTTATCCCATCTCGGTCAATGAGAAACCTCAAGATAAAACGTTTCTTAGTTTAAATTTTGTTGTGGGTGAAGCGACTGATCCTGAGACAACACTTGCTTTTGAAATTTTAGAACATTTGTTGTTAGGTACACCCGCAGCCCCGCTAAAAAAAGCTTTACTTGAAGCCGGAATTGGTAAGGATGTCTTTGGTCAGTTTAACCAGAGCATTTTGCAGCCCGTGTTGACTGTGGGGGTGCGCGGTGCCAATGAAGACAAAAAAGCTGAATTTTTAAAGGTGGTTTATGAGACGCTTCAGCGGCTTTGTACAGAGGGGCTTGATAAGAAATTAGTCGAGGCTTCGGTTAATATTCATGAATTCCAGTTGCGCGAAGCTAATTTTGGTAATTATCCTAAAGGCTTAATTTATAATATTAAGTGCATGGATAGCTGGCTTTATGATGAAAGTCCGCTTCTTCATTTAGCTTATGAAGGGGCATTAGGGAAGGTCAAAACGGCCTTAACAAGTCGCTATTTTGAAGAATTGATTGAACAGAAACTTCTCCAAAATAAGCATCAGGCTGTTGTTGTTGTCAAACCGGAACAAGGTTTGGCTGAAGCGAAGAGCAAAGAATTGGCTGCAAAATTGGCTGAGTACAAGAAAACCCTGACAACCGAGGAAATAGAGGGTATTGTAAAGCAGACAGAGAGTTTGAAAAAGCGTCAGACAACACCGGATACACCCGAGAAACTTGCGACAATTCCGCTTCTTTCATTAAAGGATATTTCCAGAAAAACAGAAGAGTTGCCCCTCGTTGAGAAGAAAATCGGTGCAACGAAGCTGTTGTTCCATCCGCTATTTACGAATCGCATTGCCTATGTCAACCTCTATTTTGATAGTGCTGTTGTAAAGCAATCGTTACTACCGTATTTGTTCTTGCTTGATGGTGTGTTAGGCCAAGTCGATACGGAGAAGTATACTTATAGCGAATTATCGAATGAAATTAATATTCATACAGGGGGTATTAGTTCGGCTTCTGTCGCTTATTCGGAAAAAGATGACGATACAATTTTTTATCCGAAGTTTAAAGTTAAGTCAAAAGCTCTCGTGGCTAAATTGCCAGAACTTTTAGGACTTCTTGGTGAAATCTTAGGACACAGTCGTTTTGATGATAAAAAGCGACTTAAGGAATTAATTGCCGAATTAAAGTCGAAATTTGCCGCGATTATTTTGGAAAAAGGGCAGATTATTTCTTCTAGCCGTGTCTTATCTTATGTCTCGCCTGTATCGAAATTCCGTGAAATCGGTTACCTGTCTTTTTATCATTTCGTGGCCGATCTTGAAGAGCATTTTGATGAAAAATTTGCTGAGATTCAGGCTAATTTGCATCAAGTGGCTGAACTGATTTTTACTCGTGAAGGCATGCTTATTAGTTTGACGACGGATGAAGCCGACTATAAGGCTTTTACAGACAGTCTGCCTCGTTTGTGTAAGAAACTTCATACGGCTCAGGCTTTACCTGAAAGTTACGAGTTTTGCTTTGGTGCCAAAAATGAAGGCTTAATGACATCTGCTAAGGTGCAATATGCTGCTAAAGGGTATAATTTCAGGCGTCTTAATTTTGAGTATCAGGGCAGTATGCGTGTCCTTGAGACCATCATGCGTTATGATTATTTGTGGAATCGTATTCGTGTGCAGGGCGGGGCTTATGGCGCTTTTGTGCAGTTTGAGCGCAATGGCAATATGGTTTATGGGTCCTATCGTGATCCGAATTTAGCTGAGACCGTCCATGTATATGATGAAGCAGCACAGTATATTGCAGCGTTTAAGGTTACTGAACGCGAAATGACGAAGTACATTATTGGTACCATGAGCGGGATTGATAGTCCTCTCACTGCATCCATGAAAGGAGAGCGGGCGGCTGAAAATTATCTTCAGCATATTACACAGCACGATATGGAACAGGAGCGGCGTGAAATACTGGAGACAACAGAGGAAAAGGTGCGTTCGCTAGCGGCGCTTGTGGATGAGTGCATGAAGCAAAATTATATCTGCGTATTGGGTGGTGAAGAAAAAATCCAGCAGAATAAACAGCTTTTTGCCCAGCTTGTATCCGTATTTGAGTGA
- a CDS encoding aminotransferase class I/II-fold pyridoxal phosphate-dependent enzyme, with protein MEWSERISPLVEQVAPSGLRQFFDIVSTMKDVVSLGVGEPDFATPKHIITECIHSLEQGKTNYTSNSGLLELRQEIVKYIANSYHVSYDVEEEVLVTVGASEALDLAVRAIVAPGDEVLIPEPCYVSYQACVLFAGGTVVPIATSPERGFRVTADELRAKITPKTKAIILGYPNNPTGAIMSRAELQAVADLAAEYDLLVISDELYSELTFDGKHTCFSALDGMKDRTIILNGFSKSHAMTGLRIGYALAHPAVIAAMMKIHQYTMLCAPITSQIAAIEALKNGQGAMKKMMEQYNKRRKIMLKGFRDMGLDCFEPQGAFYIFPSIKKTGLSSQEFTEQLLKKEKVAVIPGHAFGACGEGFIRCSYSYSEEHLREALRRMDHFINSRAVAV; from the coding sequence ATGGAATGGTCAGAACGCATTTCCCCGTTAGTTGAACAAGTTGCTCCATCAGGACTACGCCAATTTTTCGATATTGTTTCCACAATGAAAGATGTCGTATCACTCGGTGTAGGTGAACCTGATTTTGCCACACCCAAACATATTATCACTGAATGCATCCACAGTCTGGAGCAAGGCAAAACAAATTACACCTCGAATTCCGGGTTACTTGAACTACGTCAGGAAATTGTCAAATATATTGCAAACAGCTATCATGTCTCCTATGATGTTGAAGAAGAAGTCCTCGTCACAGTCGGAGCCAGTGAGGCCCTTGACCTTGCTGTACGTGCCATCGTTGCACCTGGCGACGAAGTGCTCATTCCAGAGCCTTGCTATGTTTCCTATCAAGCCTGTGTACTCTTCGCCGGAGGAACAGTCGTACCTATCGCCACATCGCCTGAACGCGGCTTTCGTGTCACAGCTGATGAACTACGTGCGAAAATCACGCCGAAAACCAAGGCCATTATTCTAGGCTATCCCAATAATCCCACAGGCGCCATTATGTCCAGAGCTGAATTACAAGCTGTTGCCGATCTTGCTGCAGAATATGACTTGCTTGTCATTTCAGATGAACTTTACTCTGAACTGACCTTTGATGGCAAACATACCTGTTTTTCAGCACTTGATGGCATGAAAGACCGCACCATTATTCTCAACGGTTTTTCCAAATCACATGCCATGACGGGACTGCGCATTGGCTACGCCCTGGCTCATCCCGCCGTGATTGCAGCCATGATGAAGATTCACCAGTACACCATGCTATGCGCCCCCATTACTTCGCAAATTGCAGCCATTGAAGCCTTAAAAAATGGCCAAGGTGCCATGAAAAAAATGATGGAACAATATAATAAGCGTCGCAAAATCATGCTCAAAGGATTTCGTGACATGGGTTTGGATTGCTTTGAACCGCAGGGAGCCTTCTATATCTTCCCATCCATTAAGAAAACAGGGCTTTCTTCACAAGAATTTACTGAGCAACTGCTAAAGAAAGAAAAAGTTGCTGTCATCCCAGGCCATGCTTTTGGTGCCTGCGGCGAAGGATTTATTCGCTGTTCTTACTCCTATTCAGAAGAACACCTGCGAGAAGCCCTCCGGCGTATGGACCATTTTATCAACAGCCGCGCAGTAGCCGTTTAA
- the purH gene encoding bifunctional phosphoribosylaminoimidazolecarboxamide formyltransferase/IMP cyclohydrolase, giving the protein MKVKQALLSVSDKTGIVDFARKLHELGVRIISTGGTMKTLQDADIPVTYISDVTHFPEMMDGRVKTLHPFIHGGILAVRDDENHQKAMKEHGISGIDLVVVNLYPFRQTIAKSDVTLAEAIENIDIGGPAMIRSAAKNFRFVGVVVNPARYDQVLAEMTEQGEITDQTRMTLAREAYSHTAAYDSCITEYLAVQLGEGSFPVTIHPGYEKIQDLRYGENPHQTAAFYKEQFSTTGIASAKQLHGKELSFNNIVDIEAAYGLASDFEEPAAAIIKHTNPCGTGIGATLSEAYKKAFSSDPVSAYGGIIALNRSVDQATAEEISHTFMEAVIAPAFDEEALAILTKKKNLRLLTAPLLDEVNQAFDKKKVSGGLLVQQADRKVESRASMTVATNKIPTEAEWEQLLFAWKVVKHVKSNAIVVAGNSQTYGVGAGQMNRVGSAEIALKQAAEKSQGAVLSSDAFFPFRDSIDTAAKAGITAIIQPGGSIRDQECIDAANEHGIAMVFTGIRHFKH; this is encoded by the coding sequence ATGAAAGTCAAACAAGCGTTGCTTAGCGTATCAGATAAAACGGGTATTGTTGATTTTGCCCGTAAGCTTCATGAATTAGGTGTTCGTATTATTTCCACAGGTGGAACGATGAAAACTCTACAGGATGCAGATATTCCTGTTACTTATATTAGTGATGTGACTCATTTCCCGGAAATGATGGATGGCCGGGTAAAAACGCTTCATCCTTTTATTCATGGTGGTATTTTGGCTGTGCGAGATGATGAAAACCATCAAAAGGCTATGAAAGAGCATGGCATTTCGGGAATTGATCTTGTTGTAGTCAATCTTTATCCGTTTCGTCAGACCATTGCCAAATCCGATGTGACACTTGCTGAAGCCATTGAAAATATCGATATTGGCGGTCCGGCCATGATTCGATCGGCAGCGAAAAATTTTCGCTTCGTTGGCGTTGTTGTCAATCCAGCTCGTTATGATCAGGTACTAGCGGAAATGACGGAGCAGGGTGAAATTACGGATCAGACGCGCATGACCTTGGCTCGTGAAGCTTATAGTCATACGGCAGCTTATGATTCTTGTATTACGGAATATTTAGCGGTTCAGCTTGGTGAAGGTTCTTTCCCTGTGACGATTCATCCTGGCTATGAGAAAATTCAGGATCTGCGCTATGGAGAAAATCCGCACCAAACGGCGGCTTTCTATAAGGAACAGTTTAGTACAACAGGCATTGCATCAGCCAAGCAGCTTCATGGTAAAGAATTATCATTTAACAATATTGTGGATATTGAAGCTGCCTACGGACTTGCCAGCGATTTTGAAGAACCGGCTGCAGCCATTATTAAACATACCAACCCTTGTGGAACAGGTATCGGCGCTACTTTGAGCGAGGCTTATAAAAAAGCCTTTTCGTCTGATCCTGTTTCAGCTTATGGCGGAATTATTGCTTTAAACCGCTCCGTCGATCAAGCTACAGCAGAGGAAATTAGTCATACTTTTATGGAAGCAGTCATTGCACCTGCTTTTGATGAAGAAGCGCTGGCTATTTTAACGAAAAAGAAGAATCTTCGTCTCTTAACGGCACCGCTATTAGATGAAGTTAATCAAGCTTTTGACAAAAAGAAGGTTTCAGGCGGATTGCTTGTACAGCAAGCCGACCGTAAGGTCGAAAGTCGTGCAAGTATGACAGTGGCTACAAATAAGATTCCAACTGAAGCCGAATGGGAACAATTGCTTTTTGCCTGGAAGGTTGTAAAGCATGTCAAATCGAATGCTATTGTTGTGGCAGGCAATTCTCAGACCTACGGAGTCGGGGCTGGACAGATGAATCGTGTGGGATCAGCAGAGATTGCCTTAAAGCAGGCGGCTGAAAAAAGTCAGGGTGCTGTGTTGTCATCTGATGCCTTTTTCCCGTTCCGTGATTCCATTGATACGGCAGCGAAAGCAGGGATTACGGCGATTATTCAACCAGGCGGATCGATACGGGACCAAGAATGTATTGATGCGGCAAATGAACATGGTATTGCCATGGTATTTACAGGCATTCGGCATTTTAAACATTAA
- the purN gene encoding phosphoribosylglycinamide formyltransferase gives MSDLVLGILASGRGSNFLAIKEAIQEGKLKAKIAVVISDQSDAKVLGLTGDIPCYAVVRSDYASKQAFEQAMIAKLQEFGVNFVVLAGFMRILGSDFIDQFAGKVLNIHPSLLPSFPGLHPQQQALDYGVKVSGCTVHLVDKGMDSGPIILQVPVPVYSDDTEDTLAERILVMEHRLYPAVLALFAQDCITVEGRRVVIDCAGYSLLADSIQWSGVWSKTEDEGRTV, from the coding sequence ATGTCTGATTTAGTACTCGGTATTTTAGCCTCGGGACGTGGCAGCAATTTTTTAGCGATTAAAGAAGCTATTCAAGAAGGCAAGCTCAAAGCGAAGATTGCCGTAGTCATTAGTGATCAATCAGATGCCAAAGTGCTTGGTCTTACAGGGGATATTCCTTGTTATGCTGTTGTGCGATCCGATTATGCATCAAAGCAGGCTTTTGAACAGGCTATGATTGCTAAATTACAAGAATTTGGCGTCAATTTTGTTGTTCTTGCCGGCTTTATGCGCATCCTTGGCAGTGATTTTATTGATCAATTTGCTGGCAAGGTTTTGAATATTCACCCTTCCCTGTTGCCAAGCTTTCCAGGACTTCACCCGCAGCAGCAGGCCCTTGATTATGGAGTGAAAGTTTCTGGTTGTACCGTCCATCTTGTTGATAAAGGCATGGATTCAGGCCCGATTATTTTACAGGTTCCTGTACCTGTCTATAGTGATGATACAGAAGATACTTTGGCTGAGCGGATTTTGGTTATGGAACATCGACTGTATCCGGCAGTGCTGGCTTTATTTGCCCAGGACTGTATTACAGTTGAAGGACGCAGAGTGGTCATTGATTGCGCTGGCTATAGTTTACTTGCCGACTCGATCCAATGGTCCGGCGTCTGGTCAAAGACAGAAGATGAAGGAAGGACAGTATGA